The Trichoderma atroviride chromosome 5, complete sequence genome contains a region encoding:
- a CDS encoding uncharacterized protein (EggNog:ENOG41) — protein sequence MASEFIIKKIVWYGQGPRLGSQVLQRIAALKKYDITFIGRKEPSEYKNVPEGIPIVQVDLKDHKTLVKALTGADAVVVFTHFNPGGDLDIVQIALINAAIEAGVKLFVPSEWAPDTAGGNGATIARIGPNTLPPNPAVAAKRVVHNYLLCRSAANQIDFVSLHVGNLLINLSAFASLDINKRTASLGDGGHGLISVSSIDTLTKGLDSLLTQYPKFKNGFFYICDGETSLQRLVKTFQEASETKEPWKITSFSIAERKQQADENMRNGVFTNKEFAAVLTFPFTGGLTVWQNPDNERLGLGPPSDGKAQKIVDDFVQSSIAKGYVS from the exons ATGGCATCCGAATTtatcatcaagaagatcGTCTGGTATGGT CAAGGACCCAGACTCGGTAGTCAAGTCCTCCAGCGCATTGCCGCACTCAAGAAATACGACATTACCTTCATCGGCCGCAAAGAGCCGTCTGAGTACAAGAATGTGCCAGAAGGTATTCCCATCGTACAAGTTGACTTGAAGGATCATAAGACCCTCGTCAAAGCATTGACGGGCGCTGACGCAGTTGTCGTGTTCACTCACTTCAACCCAGGCGGGGATCTCGACATTGTTCAGATTGCGCTCATCAATGCCGCTATAGAGGCTGGAGTGAAGCTCTTTGTGCCTTCAGAATGGGCGCCTGACACTGCTGGTGGGAATGGAGCAACGATTGCGAGAATCGGACCAAACACGTTGCCTCCCAATCCTGCCGTTGCAGCAAAGAGGGTAGTTCACAATTACCTGCTGTGTAGATCTGCTGCAAACCAGATTGACTTTGTAAGCCTACACGTTGGCAACCTTCTCATAA ACTTGAGTGCTTTTGCATCTTTGGACATCAATAAACGCACTGCCTCGCTTGGCGACGGTGGCCACGGCCTCATCTCCGTATCCAGCATCGACACGCTCACAAAAGGTCTCGACAGTCTCTTAACCCAATATCCAAAATTTAAAAACGGCTTCTTTTACATCTGCGACGGCGAGACCAGCTTGCAGCGTCTCGTAAAAACCTTCCAAGAGGCTTCAGAGACCAAGGAGCCCTGGAAAATCACTTCGTTTTCAATCGCGGAGAGAAAGCAGCAAGCGGATGAGAACATGCGCAACGGAGTATTCACCAATAAAGAATTCGCGGCTGTTCTTACGTTTCCGTTTACTGGTGGTTTGACAGTCTGGCAAAATCCAGACAATGAGAGGCTCGGCTTGGGACCGCCTAGCGACGGGAAGGCTCAGAAGATTGTTGATGACTTTGTACAGAGTTCGATAGCCAAGGGATATGTTAGTTAA